The sequence below is a genomic window from Serratia nevei.
AAACGCTATGCGAAAAACGCCGCCGGCGAAGCGGTACCCGATGCGCTGATCGAAGCCGGCATCGCGGCGCGCCAGCCGATGCGCGCGTTTAACGAACGCCATATCCTGCTGGTGCCGTACTTCGAGTGGGCGCTGTACCAGTGGGATGACGCGCAGCGAACGCCGGAAGCCATCACCGCGCTGGCGCGCGAGGTCGAGCAAAAGATCCTCGGCATCAGCGGCAGCCCGCGCCCGACGCTGGCGATCCCGCATCTGCTGTCGCTGGAGTCTGCCTGCTCTTACCAGGGCTATCTGCTGGCGATGATGGCGGTGGAACAAACCCGCCAGTTCTTCCTGCAGCGCGATGGTTACCTGACGGACAACCCGGCCATCGGCCCGGATCTGGCGCAACACTACTGGTTGCCGGGCAACAGCGTCAGCCATGACGACACGCTGCGCAGCCTGACCGGCGAAGGGTTCAACCCGGGCTCTCTGGCGCAGGCCTGTAACCAGACGGTGGCGCAGGCGTGGCGCGAGGCGCAGCAGACGATGGCCGCCGCCGCCGCGCGCCCGCAGCCGCCGGCGGATTTCGATTTGGAGGCGCACATTCGGGTGGTGGACGGCGAGACGGTATTGGCGGATAACGCCGACGGTGACGAACGGATGTGCCGCGACTTCGCCGCGGCGATAGAGGCGCGTTTGGTTTAAGGCTGACAATAAAATCCACGCGGCAGCGTGGATTTTATTTAATGATTAAAACCGGGCGTTATTTTATTCGAAATAGACGTCGGGATTATCGGCGAGGGACACGAAGCTCTTGGTGTTTCTGTCCAGCGTACGAATTTCGCCGCTTTCGATGTCGTACACCCAGCCGTGCAGGCGCAGCCCGCTGTTGCGCAGACCCACCGCAACAGAAGGGTGGGTTTTGATATTATTTAGCTGGGCGATAACGTTCTCTTCCACCATAGCGTTAACTTTGTCTGTTTCGCTATTCCAGGTTTTCTTCTCGACCACCGCTTTGGCCGCATCCGCGTAGTGCAGCCAGTGGGCAACGGCAGGCATAGGGTCGAGGCATTGGCAGGACGCGATAGCCTTCATGGCGCCACAGTTCGAGTGGCCACAAATCACGATATCAGTCACGCCCAGCGCCACCACCGCGTATTCGATAGTCGCAGAAACCCCACCCGGCTCCGGGCCAAAGGAAGGGACGATGTTACCGGCGTTGCGGATAACGAACAGTTGCCCAGGCTCTTGCTGCGTCACCAGCTCGGGCACCAGGCGGCTGTCAGAACAGGAGATAAACAGCGCTTTA
It includes:
- a CDS encoding carbonic anhydrase, with the protein product MQHIIEGFLSFQKEIFPQRKELFRSLASSQNPKALFISCSDSRLVPELVTQQEPGQLFVIRNAGNIVPSFGPEPGGVSATIEYAVVALGVTDIVICGHSNCGAMKAIASCQCLDPMPAVAHWLHYADAAKAVVEKKTWNSETDKVNAMVEENVIAQLNNIKTHPSVAVGLRNSGLRLHGWVYDIESGEIRTLDRNTKSFVSLADNPDVYFE